A genomic segment from Muntiacus reevesi chromosome 15, mMunRee1.1, whole genome shotgun sequence encodes:
- the LBHD2 gene encoding LBH domain-containing protein 2: protein MSGPQPAAAPKLGPDKEAGGPAAEAMVGAREKGPRLGQRLPSIVVEPSELGAVESGELRWPPEGTQRGSARSQAAADPSPRPPGAPGEAPADADDQRASSAGQAPCTRR from the exons ATGAGTGGCCCCCAGCCCGCCGCCGCGCCCAAGCTGGGCCCAGACAAGGAGGCTGGAGGCCCCGCAGCAGAG GCCATGGTGGGTGCCCGGGAGAAGGGCCCTCGGCTGGGCCAGCGGCTGCCCTCGATCGTGGTGGAGCCCAGCGAGCTGGGTGCGGTGGAGAGCGGGGAGCTGCGCTGGCCCCCAGAGGGCACCCAGAGGGGGTCCGCCCGGAGCCAGGCTGCTGCTG ACCCCTCGCCGCGTCCGCCGGGAGCACCGGGGGAGGCTCCAGCTGACGCCGATGACCAGCGTGCCAGCTCCGCGGGCCAGGCCCCCTGCACCCGGCGGTAG